One genomic window of Candidatus Kuenenia stuttgartiensis includes the following:
- a CDS encoding ATP-binding protein produces the protein MKNVLGVLGKKLLLYFVSISLIPATLLCCIHYLHNKKLLETELFNEMSLVGASLSEHINAFLVYGENSAKHYASDGFIREHLESINDDTENTVAIQALNKYLQYKTSLEPRFRETFTTNTKGIAVASSNAQRVGMDMSQDLSALKTKGGTFVKDVYPCDITGEYCLTFCSSVINKDTNEFLGMIGIRILAAELESITVGAKQEASALLLPAHTPTMYSEGKTNIVTEEPCFNAQDADTSYKRNHTIRPPFELTTLTRRGETSEAYLVNKQRLMLTSSRFIDNVLLRQAVDTLPVNVLISEGREMAGIYNDYMGTPVIGVSKYIKPMGWILLVEADIAEAFKPVYRARNYSIVIIVTSVFVISVVAFFISGRIVNPLKSLMTAMGKVSKGDIGHHIRVTSKDELGELAKGFNRMTTDLIKARDELRDLFDAANDPMVTLKEGNMVNNMNSRVSELFGYTQKDLLSKKIVSIIRKEDVPIVEESLDNAWRLKPGEKYPMFEVGVMKKDGNVLVCELDLNRTQFGIQPHFRNITKRKLLEQRILEEKQKLEASNTRLQSLLAELERTQMQLLQSEKMASLGQLAAGIAHEINNPVGYISSNLEWMHNKFAVIKAMLEELKIESKPQSRPWDNRKNIASHMEKSINESMEGTRRIQSIVNSLRIFSHRSEDKPEPADINAEIESALNIIRNEIKYKATLIKSYGNIPPIPCNRRQLGQVFMNIILNAAQALKEMGEIRIATYRKDYFIFIVISDNGPGIPEQDLPKIFEPFFTTKEPGMGTGLGLSIAYNIIASHNGTIEVDSKVNTGTTFTIKLPVTI, from the coding sequence ATGAAAAATGTACTTGGTGTTTTAGGGAAAAAGCTGCTTCTGTATTTTGTAAGCATATCCCTTATTCCCGCAACACTGTTGTGTTGCATTCACTATCTGCATAACAAAAAACTACTGGAGACAGAGTTATTTAATGAAATGTCGCTGGTGGGCGCATCTCTGTCGGAACACATCAATGCCTTTTTAGTTTACGGCGAGAATTCGGCAAAACACTATGCCTCCGATGGTTTTATCAGAGAACATCTCGAAAGCATTAACGATGATACGGAAAATACTGTGGCTATCCAGGCGCTGAACAAATATCTGCAATACAAGACCAGCCTCGAACCAAGATTTCGTGAGACCTTTACGACAAATACAAAGGGCATAGCAGTGGCGTCCAGCAATGCGCAGCGTGTTGGTATGGATATGTCGCAAGACCTTTCTGCCTTAAAAACAAAAGGCGGGACGTTCGTAAAGGATGTTTATCCGTGCGACATTACAGGGGAATACTGTTTAACCTTTTGCTCTTCCGTTATAAATAAGGATACAAACGAATTTTTAGGCATGATCGGGATACGCATACTTGCCGCTGAACTGGAAAGTATCACTGTGGGCGCAAAACAAGAGGCATCTGCCTTATTACTTCCTGCGCATACGCCGACGATGTATAGTGAGGGAAAAACAAACATAGTGACGGAAGAACCTTGTTTTAACGCGCAAGATGCTGATACTTCATATAAAAGAAATCATACGATAAGACCTCCTTTTGAATTAACCACACTGACACGCCGAGGCGAAACAAGCGAGGCATATCTTGTCAATAAACAAAGGCTAATGCTAACCTCCTCCCGGTTCATAGATAATGTCCTGTTGAGACAGGCGGTGGACACCTTGCCCGTCAATGTTTTAATAAGCGAAGGCAGGGAGATGGCAGGCATCTATAATGATTACATGGGAACGCCTGTCATCGGCGTTTCAAAATATATAAAACCCATGGGCTGGATATTGCTTGTGGAAGCGGATATCGCAGAGGCGTTTAAGCCTGTATACAGGGCAAGAAACTACTCTATCGTTATTATAGTGACCAGCGTGTTTGTTATTTCCGTCGTAGCATTTTTCATATCCGGCAGGATTGTCAATCCCTTAAAATCATTGATGACAGCAATGGGCAAGGTATCAAAAGGCGATATAGGGCATCACATACGCGTTACGTCAAAGGATGAGCTCGGAGAACTCGCGAAGGGATTTAATCGTATGACGACAGATTTGATAAAGGCGCGGGATGAATTGCGAGATCTTTTTGATGCGGCTAACGATCCCATGGTCACATTGAAAGAGGGCAATATGGTCAACAATATGAATAGCAGGGTCTCTGAGTTATTTGGCTACACGCAAAAAGATTTGCTCTCTAAGAAAATCGTCAGTATCATCAGAAAGGAAGATGTTCCCATAGTTGAAGAGTCACTTGATAACGCATGGCGGTTAAAACCAGGAGAAAAATATCCTATGTTTGAGGTGGGCGTTATGAAAAAGGACGGGAATGTGCTGGTTTGCGAACTGGATTTAAACCGGACACAGTTTGGAATACAACCCCATTTCAGGAACATAACAAAGAGAAAATTGCTGGAGCAAAGAATACTGGAAGAAAAACAAAAACTTGAAGCATCAAACACCCGCCTTCAATCCCTGCTGGCAGAACTGGAACGGACACAGATGCAGTTGCTGCAATCCGAAAAAATGGCTTCCCTTGGTCAATTGGCGGCAGGCATTGCCCATGAAATAAACAATCCGGTCGGCTATATCTCCAGCAATCTGGAATGGATGCATAATAAATTTGCCGTCATCAAGGCGATGCTGGAGGAGTTGAAGATAGAATCAAAGCCACAAAGCCGCCCATGGGATAATAGGAAAAACATTGCCTCTCACATGGAGAAAAGCATAAACGAATCCATGGAGGGTACAAGGAGGATTCAGAGCATTGTTAACTCACTCCGTATTTTCTCTCACAGGTCAGAAGATAAACCGGAACCGGCTGATATTAATGCGGAGATAGAAAGCGCCCTGAATATCATCCGGAACGAGATTAAGTACAAAGCCACATTGATTAAGTCTTACGGAAATATCCCCCCGATACCTTGCAACCGGCGCCAATTAGGGCAGGTCTTTATGAATATCATCCTGAATGCGGCACAGGCTTTGAAGGAAATGGGGGAGATAAGAATAGCAACGTATAGAAAAGACTATTTTATCTTTATTGTGATTAGCGATAACGGCCCTGGCATACCGGAGCAAGATCTTCCAAAAATATTTGAACCCTTTTTTACCACCAAAGAACCAGGCATGGGAACGGGACTGGGGCTTTCCATTGCTTACAACATAATAGCGAGCCACAATGGCACAATAGAGGTTGACAGCAAAGTAAATACAGGAACAACATTTACGATAAAGCTGCCTGTTACCATATAA
- a CDS encoding response regulator — protein sequence MKQKTILIVDDEKNILATLKRILEEEKEGYRVFFADSGIKGLEILKCENIHLIITNYRMPGMDGLQVLKRATMLSPDAVKFMLTGYADLDVVMKAKNEGGVYRFFTKPWSNNEILGAVKQAFCNFDTCNNLEFGTDNNLAFGTE from the coding sequence ATGAAGCAAAAGACAATACTTATTGTTGATGATGAAAAAAACATCCTTGCGACATTAAAAAGAATCCTGGAAGAAGAGAAGGAAGGTTACAGGGTATTTTTCGCAGATAGCGGAATAAAGGGACTGGAAATTCTTAAGTGTGAAAATATACATCTGATAATCACCAATTACAGGATGCCAGGCATGGACGGCTTACAGGTTCTGAAAAGGGCTACGATGCTTTCGCCGGATGCGGTTAAGTTTATGTTAACCGGATATGCTGACCTGGATGTTGTTATGAAAGCAAAAAACGAGGGTGGTGTATACCGGTTCTTCACAAAACCATGGAGCAATAACGAAATATTAGGTGCCGTAAAACAGGCTTTTTGTAATTTTGACACATGCAATAACCTGGAATTTGGTACGGACAATAACCTGGCATTTGGTACGGAATAA
- a CDS encoding HD domain-containing phosphohydrolase, whose translation MKQNTILIVDDEENILNSLGRLLDDLGCTVFFAYDGKKGLEIIKDKDIHLVISDYRMPGMDGIKFLDEVKKISPGTIRLMLTGYADIDLAIKAINEGEVYRFITKPWNNIELLVTVNQGLEYFNMQRELCRLNKLIQSQNEALKEWNSKLEQKVSEQTKYIQDFFLESIKSLVVALEVKDKYTEGHSRRVSEYATYICRKMSLPEAFIEDVKLGSLLHDIGKIGIKESILGKNTGLTKEEYEHIKTHPSIGERILTPIIKNSTVINIIRYHHEHLDGNGYPDGLKGAVIPLEARIVAVADAHDALLSERPYRKARDPLSAKKELVKCADIQFDSKVVEILTSNEHNVTDSPFR comes from the coding sequence ATGAAACAAAACACAATACTTATTGTAGACGACGAAGAAAATATACTTAATTCTTTAGGCAGGTTGCTGGATGATCTGGGCTGCACGGTTTTTTTTGCATATGACGGCAAGAAGGGTTTGGAGATAATAAAGGATAAAGATATTCACCTGGTGATATCCGATTACAGGATGCCCGGCATGGATGGCATAAAATTTCTTGATGAGGTCAAAAAGATTTCGCCGGGAACTATCCGGCTCATGCTGACAGGATACGCCGATATTGATCTGGCAATAAAGGCAATAAACGAAGGCGAGGTTTACCGGTTTATTACAAAACCATGGAACAATATCGAACTTTTGGTCACAGTAAATCAGGGCCTGGAATATTTCAACATGCAAAGAGAACTGTGCCGGTTGAACAAACTCATACAGTCTCAAAATGAAGCGCTTAAAGAATGGAACTCAAAACTCGAACAAAAGGTGTCGGAACAAACAAAATATATACAGGATTTCTTTCTGGAGTCCATTAAGTCCCTTGTAGTTGCGCTGGAAGTAAAGGATAAATATACAGAAGGACATTCAAGGCGCGTCTCTGAATATGCCACATACATTTGCCGGAAGATGTCACTGCCGGAAGCATTTATAGAGGACGTAAAACTGGGGAGTTTATTGCATGATATCGGGAAAATAGGCATCAAAGAATCTATCTTAGGCAAAAACACCGGTTTGACGAAAGAAGAATACGAGCATATTAAAACCCACCCATCCATCGGAGAGCGTATCTTAACACCCATTATCAAAAACAGTACTGTCATTAATATTATCAGATATCACCATGAGCATTTAGACGGCAATGGCTACCCTGATGGACTGAAAGGTGCCGTAATCCCTCTGGAAGCCAGGATAGTCGCTGTTGCGGATGCACATGATGCATTACTGTCAGAACGTCCTTATCGTAAAGCCAGAGACCCATTAAGCGCCAAGAAAGAATTGGTAAAATGTGCCGATATACAGTTTGATTCAAAGGTAGTTGAAATTCTCACATCAAACGAACACAATGTGACGGACAGCCCGTTCAGGTGA
- a CDS encoding MlaE family ABC transporter permease: MNILISIDHTVKKFLLSMGQVTLLAFKGFWGIFLPPFNPKLLLKEIDNFGAGSFLLVNIIALFTGMVMSLQTIYGLRMYGAEMYVGSVVSLSIVRELGPVLTSIMVGARIGSGIAAEIGSMQVTEQIDAMRALGASPIKKLVSPKIFAGLITLPLLTVTADFIGIFGGLIIATFELDIDHIFYINSILTTITISDFISGIGKTVFFGLLIAVIGCYFGLKTSGGTTGVGRSTTISVVTISISILIADFFLTKLFLMIF; encoded by the coding sequence ATGAACATTCTCATATCCATAGACCATACAGTTAAAAAGTTTCTCCTTTCAATGGGACAGGTAACGTTGCTGGCCTTCAAAGGGTTTTGGGGCATTTTTTTGCCGCCTTTTAATCCGAAGCTGCTACTGAAGGAAATTGACAATTTCGGCGCCGGTTCATTTCTGCTTGTGAATATCATTGCCTTGTTTACCGGCATGGTCATGTCGCTCCAGACAATTTACGGATTGCGCATGTATGGGGCAGAGATGTATGTGGGAAGCGTTGTTTCCCTTTCCATTGTGAGGGAACTAGGTCCGGTTCTCACCTCTATTATGGTGGGAGCACGTATCGGCTCAGGCATTGCGGCAGAAATCGGCTCGATGCAGGTAACAGAGCAAATTGACGCCATGCGGGCTTTAGGAGCAAGCCCCATCAAAAAACTGGTATCTCCAAAAATATTCGCCGGATTGATTACGCTGCCCCTCCTTACGGTCACAGCGGATTTCATTGGTATTTTTGGCGGACTCATAATTGCAACCTTTGAATTGGATATAGACCATATTTTCTATATTAATTCTATTTTAACCACCATTACCATTTCTGATTTCATTAGCGGCATTGGCAAAACAGTCTTTTTTGGACTGCTTATTGCCGTTATCGGCTGTTATTTCGGGCTTAAAACATCAGGGGGTACCACCGGCGTGGGGCGTTCCACCACTATTTCTGTGGTAACAATCTCGATTTCCATCCTAATTGCAGATTTCTTCCTCACAAAATTGTTTCTTATGATCTTCTGA
- a CDS encoding ABC transporter ATP-binding protein, whose translation MKKPIIEIKHVYKSFNNHPVLNDINLSVQEGEIISLLGASGTGKSVLLKGLIGLIKPDKGDIFVMGKNVAQMNEDALIKLRVHVGMLFQGAALFDSLTVFENIAYPLREHLSLSEVEIRSRVSEKLQLVGLKGIEAKMPDELSGGMKKRVGLARAIATDPDIILYDEPTTGLDPINAQRINDLIMELQKKLGITTIVVTHDLHCVKTISDRIAMLHEGKIIFVGTWQEITSCPLNEVKDFISGNICL comes from the coding sequence ATGAAAAAACCCATAATTGAAATTAAACATGTCTATAAATCATTTAACAATCATCCGGTTCTGAATGATATAAATCTTTCCGTACAGGAAGGGGAAATCATATCGCTCCTTGGCGCAAGCGGAACGGGGAAAAGTGTTCTTTTGAAAGGACTTATCGGCTTAATAAAGCCGGATAAGGGCGATATCTTTGTTATGGGTAAAAATGTTGCACAAATGAATGAAGATGCATTAATTAAATTACGGGTTCATGTGGGAATGCTGTTTCAGGGTGCAGCATTGTTTGACTCATTAACCGTATTTGAAAATATTGCCTATCCGCTACGGGAACACCTTAGTCTTTCAGAAGTAGAAATAAGGTCACGCGTTTCAGAAAAATTACAACTGGTAGGCCTTAAAGGCATTGAGGCAAAAATGCCGGATGAATTGAGCGGAGGCATGAAAAAGAGGGTAGGCCTGGCAAGGGCTATCGCCACTGACCCGGATATTATTTTATATGATGAGCCCACTACAGGTTTAGACCCCATTAATGCGCAGCGCATTAATGATCTCATTATGGAATTACAGAAAAAACTTGGCATTACCACTATCGTTGTAACCCATGATCTCCATTGTGTGAAAACGATATCAGACCGCATCGCAATGCTTCATGAGGGAAAAATCATTTTTGTTGGAACATGGCAGGAAATAACATCCTGCCCATTAAATGAAGTAAAGGACTTTATCAGCGGCAATATCTGTTTGTAA
- a CDS encoding MlaD family protein, whose amino-acid sequence MRKEHVAELRAGIFTIITLICLSIALFILGSQKGYFRPHVTLKARFLHVYGLQKGVPVRFMGVTVGQVRNIILPEESPCNEIEVVMQVDKAVQKNILTDSVATIKWLSYVTGDSYVEISSKDCTGHIIKDGDTIKGAEPMDYTSAIENGTIAIKSIARFFNKLDEGKFAETLISVSLSLNESITQFRESTGLLNALIYDVRGRLLMDNLITASDSFNEIIAKVAEGEGTLGALIADPELYDNMKSLLGGAERSRILRNVIRKSIEKGKTNTTQ is encoded by the coding sequence ATGCGTAAAGAACACGTTGCAGAATTACGGGCGGGAATTTTTACTATTATTACGTTGATATGTCTTAGCATAGCGCTGTTTATTCTTGGTTCACAAAAAGGATATTTCAGACCCCATGTTACACTGAAGGCACGGTTCCTCCATGTCTATGGACTGCAAAAGGGCGTTCCGGTGCGTTTTATGGGGGTAACGGTAGGCCAGGTTAGAAACATCATACTCCCGGAGGAGTCGCCATGCAATGAGATTGAAGTAGTGATGCAAGTAGATAAAGCCGTCCAGAAAAATATCCTGACAGATTCCGTTGCCACCATAAAATGGCTCAGTTATGTTACAGGTGATTCATACGTGGAAATCTCTTCGAAAGACTGTACCGGACATATTATAAAGGATGGAGATACCATTAAGGGCGCTGAACCAATGGACTATACCTCCGCCATTGAAAATGGAACCATTGCTATAAAATCTATCGCTCGGTTCTTTAACAAACTGGATGAAGGAAAATTCGCGGAAACCTTAATCAGCGTATCGCTGTCGTTGAATGAAAGCATTACCCAATTCAGGGAGAGTACAGGGCTTTTAAATGCATTAATTTATGACGTACGTGGAAGGCTCCTCATGGATAATTTAATTACCGCCTCTGACTCGTTTAATGAAATTATTGCAAAAGTAGCGGAGGGCGAGGGCACACTTGGGGCATTAATTGCAGACCCGGAATTGTACGACAATATGAAAAGTCTTTTGGGAGGTGCAGAAAGAAGCCGTATCCTGCGAAATGTCATCCGGAAGAGTATTGAAAAGGGGAAAACAAATACCACTCAATAA
- a CDS encoding PRC-barrel domain-containing protein, translated as MLYKGKTLKGYTLRGLDGEIGKVEEFYFDDQYWVIRYLVADTGNWLTGREVLISPYAFGAVNEKEQYITIDLTKKQIEGSPSLNSDKPVSRQFEETYRAYYGFPPHFGGPHMLDSYQDTEEWDPHLRSTREVSSYRIQASDDEIGYVNDFIIDDEMWVIRYLIIDTQKWWSGKKVLISPQWIERISWDKSKVFVNLSRETIKQSPEYTEESLLTREYETVLHQYYNRQGYWVDE; from the coding sequence ATGCTATACAAAGGTAAAACACTAAAAGGTTATACATTGCGCGGCCTTGACGGGGAAATAGGGAAAGTCGAAGAATTTTACTTTGATGATCAGTACTGGGTCATTCGCTATCTGGTGGCCGACACGGGAAACTGGCTTACGGGCAGAGAGGTGTTAATTTCTCCGTATGCGTTTGGCGCCGTGAATGAAAAAGAGCAATACATCACCATTGATTTAACCAAAAAGCAGATCGAGGGCAGCCCATCCTTGAACAGTGACAAGCCCGTCTCGCGACAATTCGAGGAAACCTACCGCGCATATTATGGATTTCCGCCGCATTTTGGCGGCCCACACATGCTGGACTCTTATCAAGATACGGAAGAGTGGGATCCCCATTTGCGCAGCACTCGCGAGGTGAGCAGCTATCGCATCCAGGCTTCAGACGACGAGATTGGCTATGTCAATGATTTTATTATCGATGACGAGATGTGGGTTATTCGTTATCTAATCATCGATACACAGAAATGGTGGTCTGGGAAAAAGGTGCTGATTTCACCGCAATGGATCGAGCGCATTAGTTGGGATAAGTCGAAAGTATTTGTCAATCTTTCTCGTGAGACCATCAAGCAGTCACCGGAATATACAGAGGAGTCTCTACTGACTCGAGAGTATGAGACAGTACTGCATCAATATTACAATCGCCAGGGATATTGGGTTGATGAATAG
- a CDS encoding HAD family hydrolase produces the protein MKKGSSITTLFLDIGGVLLTNGWDHHARKRAAINFKLELAEMNDRHHLTVETYEEGKLTLEEYLDRVVFYKERPFTPAQFRKFMFAQSKPYPKMIDLVRRLKARCGLKIVVVSNEARELNVYRIRTFKLDGFVDFFISSCFVHVRKPDTDIFRLALDIAQTPARQVVYIENTPMFVEVAESLGIRSVLHTDYSSTCAKLASFGLEVAE, from the coding sequence ATGAAAAAGGGCAGTTCAATTACAACATTGTTCCTGGATATTGGCGGCGTTTTGCTCACTAACGGATGGGACCATCATGCTCGTAAACGGGCGGCGATAAATTTCAAGCTGGAGTTGGCCGAGATGAATGACCGACATCATCTAACTGTCGAAACCTACGAGGAGGGAAAGCTCACGCTGGAAGAATATCTAGATCGGGTGGTGTTTTACAAGGAGCGGCCGTTTACTCCGGCGCAGTTTCGGAAATTCATGTTCGCCCAGTCGAAGCCGTATCCCAAAATGATTGACTTGGTCCGCCGGCTTAAGGCACGATGTGGATTGAAGATTGTCGTTGTCAGCAACGAAGCACGGGAACTGAATGTGTACCGAATTCGAACGTTCAAGCTTGATGGGTTCGTGGATTTTTTTATTTCCTCCTGCTTCGTCCATGTCCGTAAGCCAGACACTGACATCTTTCGGCTTGCGCTGGATATTGCCCAGACGCCAGCCCGGCAGGTAGTCTATATCGAAAACACCCCCATGTTCGTCGAGGTTGCAGAAAGTTTGGGGATTCGAAGTGTTCTTCATACGGATTACAGTTCTACATGCGCGAAGCTGGCTTCGTTTGGATTGGAGGTTGCAGAATGA
- a CDS encoding alpha amylase C-terminal domain-containing protein yields the protein MKRWSCGKIAGSRIKTIAFHHWDKQYPTDNVVVVVVNMANQNRECYVIGFPRAGLWKTRFNSDAYNYGPNFTNYPTPDVEAQEEIIEGLPCSGKISIGPYTVVIFSQAE from the coding sequence TTGAAGCGCTGGAGTTGCGGGAAGATCGCTGGTTCCAGGATAAAGACCATCGCTTTCCATCACTGGGACAAACAATATCCAACAGATAACGTTGTTGTTGTGGTAGTGAATATGGCGAATCAAAACCGCGAGTGTTATGTCATAGGTTTTCCGCGTGCCGGATTGTGGAAGACTCGATTTAACAGTGACGCATATAACTACGGCCCTAATTTTACAAATTATCCAACCCCTGATGTCGAGGCTCAGGAGGAAATAATCGAGGGGCTGCCTTGCTCCGGCAAAATCAGTATAGGGCCATACACGGTGGTAATTTTTTCGCAGGCTGAATAA
- a CDS encoding AMP-binding protein has product MILKSFITTAKNNFNKTVFFDSFGISLTFGQTLTGGILLSKYIRDMEGENIAVVFPPSIGGALANIATAFAGKVPVGLNFVASKEEQDYVLKMCDVRSILTSKVFIEKAGIPFDKRMIFIEDIKNNISKKKKILTYLACKFRSKDSLIQEFSACDLPKKNAVILFTSGSESHPKGVPLTNQNVYTTIQNISTIFDPIPEDVFLGAMPFFHVFGFVVCLWLPLLKGLGVVFHPNPTEYEKLGRIVHDKKVTIVLGTSTLYRGFVKKWHKEQTSTIRLAYAGAEKLNSAVREKFQEKFGIPIYEAYGTTESCACISANKAYDFRHGSVGKLLPNINCKIVDVETYCEVPQGEEGLILVQGPNFMEGYYNSPELTECAFHEGYYITGDIGKFDNGFLYITDRLKRFAKIGGEMVSLSSIEDKLSCILDEITEGEKRNCAVVNIPHAQKGEQIVAFVVHPNPDKLSLNAALDKHGIIKLSQPDHYLHIDAIPLLSTGKVDYKTLKQLALQQVVPLTVKSEVQNTKPETNSNDNQSRLPQ; this is encoded by the coding sequence ATGATTTTAAAAAGTTTTATAACCACAGCAAAAAATAATTTTAATAAAACTGTTTTCTTTGATTCGTTTGGGATATCACTTACCTTCGGGCAGACCCTTACAGGCGGCATTCTTTTGTCAAAATATATTCGCGACATGGAAGGTGAAAATATTGCCGTTGTATTCCCCCCTTCAATCGGAGGCGCATTGGCAAATATAGCGACAGCCTTTGCCGGAAAGGTCCCTGTAGGATTGAATTTCGTTGCGAGCAAAGAAGAGCAGGATTACGTTTTAAAAATGTGCGACGTACGCTCTATACTGACCTCGAAGGTTTTTATTGAAAAAGCGGGCATACCTTTCGACAAAAGAATGATTTTTATCGAGGACATAAAAAACAACATTTCAAAGAAAAAAAAAATACTGACGTACCTTGCATGTAAATTCAGATCGAAAGATTCTCTTATTCAGGAATTTTCAGCTTGCGATCTACCGAAGAAAAATGCGGTTATACTTTTTACCTCCGGGTCAGAATCCCATCCGAAAGGCGTGCCACTGACAAACCAAAATGTCTATACAACCATACAAAACATTTCTACCATATTTGATCCTATTCCCGAAGATGTCTTTTTAGGTGCTATGCCTTTTTTTCATGTATTTGGCTTTGTCGTATGTTTATGGTTGCCATTATTAAAGGGACTTGGCGTGGTATTCCATCCAAACCCTACGGAATATGAAAAGCTGGGGAGGATCGTACATGATAAAAAGGTTACTATCGTGCTGGGTACGAGCACTCTGTATCGTGGTTTTGTGAAAAAATGGCACAAAGAACAGACCTCCACTATACGTCTGGCGTATGCCGGAGCGGAAAAATTAAACAGTGCAGTAAGGGAAAAATTTCAGGAAAAGTTTGGTATCCCTATATATGAAGCGTATGGCACTACGGAGAGCTGCGCCTGCATCAGCGCGAATAAGGCGTATGATTTCCGGCATGGAAGCGTGGGAAAACTCTTGCCAAATATTAATTGTAAAATTGTAGATGTTGAAACGTATTGTGAAGTACCCCAGGGAGAGGAAGGCTTAATTCTTGTGCAGGGTCCTAATTTCATGGAAGGGTATTATAACTCCCCGGAACTGACGGAATGTGCCTTTCACGAAGGATATTACATAACAGGCGACATCGGGAAATTTGACAACGGCTTTTTATACATTACCGATCGTCTGAAAAGATTCGCCAAGATTGGCGGAGAAATGGTGTCCCTTTCCTCCATTGAGGATAAATTATCCTGCATTTTGGATGAAATAACAGAGGGAGAAAAAAGAAACTGCGCCGTAGTAAACATCCCGCATGCACAAAAGGGCGAACAGATCGTGGCATTCGTTGTCCACCCAAACCCTGATAAACTTTCGTTGAACGCTGCACTTGATAAACATGGCATTATAAAGCTTTCACAGCCAGATCACTATCTCCACATAGATGCCATTCCCTTGCTTTCCACAGGAAAGGTTGATTACAAAACGTTAAAGCAATTGGCATTGCAGCAAGTAGTACCTTTAACGGTGAAATCCGAAGTACAAAACACGAAACCCGAAACAAATTCTAATGATAACCAGTCACGGCTCCCACAGTGA